The genomic segment TTAAATGAAATAAAAAAGAATAATGTTTCAGTATTTTTAGCAGAACAAAATGTTAGACAGGGTTTAAAAGTTATAGATAGAGGTTATGTTTTAGAAAATGGTAGTATAGAAATGGAAGCTGATGTTGATACTCTTGCTGAAGATGAACATATTAAAAAAGCATATCTTGGAATATAATAATTCTAATAATATAGTAGATAAACACCTTCCTTAAATTTTGGAAGGTGTTTTTTTGTTTAAGAATAGTTAAAATAGAGAAGTCTAGTTAAATTATTACTTGCAACTTATCTGAAAAAAATGTAAAATATAAGTAGTAAGATAGAGATTTTTAAAATTAAAGGAGGCAATAATATGATTAGTGAAAAATTAGAAAATGCGATTAATGATCAGATCAATGCTGAACTATATTCTGCTTATCTTTATCAGGCAATGGCAGCTTATTTTGAAGCAAAGAGTTTAGAAGGATTTGCAAATTGGATGGACGTTCAGGCTCAGGAAGAAATGACACATGCCAGAAAATTCTATGATTATTTAAATGAAAGAGGAGGAAGAGTACTTTTAGATTCTATAGAAGCTCCAAAAGCTGAATGGGAAACTCCAATTGAAGCATTTAAAGATGCATATGAACATGAACAAAAAGTTACTAAAATGATAAATGATTTAGTAGATTTAGCTATAGAAGAAAACGATCACGCAACAAACTCATTTTTACAGTGGTTTGTAGATGAACAGGTAGAAGAAGAAGCTTCTGCTGAAGAAATTATAGATAAATTAGAAATGATCGGAGACTCAGGTCATGGATTGTATATGTATGATAGTAAATTAGCAGAAAGAGTTTTTGTTGATGAAACTGCAGAAGATGAAGAATAAACATTAATAACATAAGCACTGTGGATTAAAAATTATTTACCACAGTGCTTAAATTTCTTTATTATGATATTGAGAAATTAATATAAACGAAGATTTGTTTCAGGAGGACTTTTATGTTTAATATACCAAATTTTTTGACATTAATAAGGCTTTTTTTAATTCCATTTTATATATATTTATTTTTGATTGGCAATTATATTTTTAGTGGTATACTTTTTATTATAGCAACATCTACTGATTTATTAGATGGCTATATTGCTAGAAAATATTCAATGGAAACTGAAATTGGGAAACTTTTAGACCCAATAGCTGATAAACTTACTGTGATTAGTATTTTATCTATGCTAATTTATCTTGATATTATTCCTAGATTTATAGCGATTATTTTGTTAATAAGAGAATCTACTATATTTTTAAGTACCTCAATTGCATATATACTTGGTAAGAATTTTGTTAATCCTTCAATATTGGGAAAAATGTCGATTGCTTTTCTCTATGCAGGATTAGCTGCTAGGTTATTTGAATTTAATATTTTATCTAACTATATTTTATATTTAGCATTACCTTTAAATATAATTTCAGGTATAGCTTATTTTGTTAATGCAATAAAAAATAATTAATAATTATTTTAACTTGAAAAGGAAATTATAAAAATTTATAGAAGTATATATATAGAGCTAAAGATTAATAGATTGTTATTTATTTTTGATCTAGGAGGGTTTTTATGAGTATTTTAATAGAAAATATTGATGAAATTTATACAGCTGATAATGATAATAAAGTCATAAAAAATGGTTATATAATAATAAATAATGGAATAATTGAAAAAATAAATAAAATGAAAGAAATACAACAGGAAAACAAAAAACAATTTGATAAAATAATAGATGCAGAAGACAAAGTAGCTATTCCTGGATTAATAAATACTCATACACATTCTTCCATGACTTTACTTAGAGGATATGCTGATGATTTACCATTGAAAGAATGGTTAGAAACAAAAATATGGCCTTTTGAAAGTAGATTAAGAAAAGATGATTTTTATTGGGGTACAAAATTAGCAATATTGGAAATGATAAAAACAGGAACAACAACTTTTTCTGATATGTATTTTTCTATGGATGAAATCGCAAAAGCAGTAAAAGAAACTGGTATAAGAGCTGTATTGAGCGAAGGCCTAATAGAAGAGAATGATGGAGAAAAAGGACTTCAAAATTCAATTAGATTTGCTAAAGAATGGAATAATAAAGCTAATGGTAGAATAAAAACTATGTTGGCCCCTCATTCTCCTTACACATGTTCTCGAGAATATTTAAAAAGGATTGTAAATAAAGCAGATGAAATTGGAGTGCCTATTCATACTCATCTTGCTGAAACTGAAAATGAAGTTAAAATAACTAAAGAAAAATATGGTAAAAGTCCAACAAAGTTTTTAGAAGATGTTAATTTCTTTTCTGTTCCTATTTTAGCTGCACATTGTATTTATCTTGATGAATCTGATATGGAAATTCTTGCTGAAAATAATGTAGGAGTGGCTCATAATCCTCTGAGTAATATGAAGTTAGGTAGTGGAATAGCTAATATTACTAAATTGATTGATAAAGGAATTAATATAGGTCTTGGTACTGATGGGGTTGCAAGTAATAATAACCTTGATCTTTTTGAAGAAGCTAAAATTGCTGCTTATCTTCAAAAAGTTGATAAAAAAGACCCTTCTTTAATAAATACTAATGATTTATTAAAAATGTTAACAATTAATGGTGCAAAAGTGCTGGGTATTGATAATTTAGGCAAATTAAAAGAAAAGTATATTGCTGATTTAGTTCTTTTAGATATCAATAAGAGTTCATATTTTTATCCTCATCATAATAATTTATCCAATATATTTTATTCTTCTAATTCAAATAGTGTAAATACAGTAATTATTGATGGTAAGGTTGTTTTGGAAGATGGTAATTTATTGACTATGGAAGAAAACAAAGTTTTTCAGGAAGTAGAGAGAAGAGCAAGTGAATTAGTTTAATATAGTTTTGTAAGTCCCCTGTTTTATTAAGTTTTATATATTTATATGATTAGATTTTAATTTAGAAATTCAAATCTAATAAAAGAAAGGAGAGGGGATTATGCAAAAGATATACTGTCAAAAATGCGGTTCAGAAATATTGAGGAAAAATATATTAGGTATTGGCCATTTCAATAAAAATATTGGTGAATATAAAGGTAGATCTTTTGTTGCTTTTAAATGCCCTGTCTGTGAAAAGATTCGATACCAATTTTTAGATAATAAATTACCAGATCCAAAAGATACATTAATAGAAGGTAAGTTAGAAAACAATGAAAAAAAGAAACAATTATTGACTACAAAAAAAATAGATATTGATCAGGTTATATCATTTTATGAGGAGTTAAAAAAAATAAATAAAGTTGATGAATTACTAAAATTAATAGATTAAAAAATCAAATATTAAGTATTTTTCGAGCCTGCTTTAAGCAGGCTCGATTTACCGGATTATTTATTGATTTTAAAAATCAAAGTTGTTTATTAATGCTTAAATATAATATTTTAGTTAATATGTAAAAGAGAGGTGTTTGGAATGAAAAAAAGTTTTAGTGTTTTAATAGCAACTATTTCAGCTATTTTGATTGCTTTTTTAATTTTAGTTTTCGCTGGATCAAAAATTTATACTGATCTTTTATGGTTTAAAAATCTAGGTTATCTTCAAAGTTATTTAATTATGTTACTTTCAAATTATGGACTAAGAATTGCAATTGGTATCATATTTACAGTATTTATCTTTAGTAATCTACTATTTACTAAAAAACCATTTTTAGAATTTGCTAGAGTAAATACTAATGTAGATAAAGGAGATAATGTTGAATCATTATTTTCTGGTGAAGATAATGGTTTTATGAAATGGCTAAATAATAAAAGATTAACCTACACATATTTTTTAATTAGTGTTATTTTAGGTTTTTTATTTAGTTCTATAAGTCAGGATTTATGGAAAATGGTATTAAAATATTTTAATCAAACTCCATTTAATACAACTGATCCTATCTTTGGAAAAGATATTGCATTTTATGTTTTTAGTTTGCCTTTTTTAAGTTTTGTTAAAGAAATGGGTATGGTTTTAGTTATTTTGACAATCATCGTTGTTGGGATAATATACATTTTGGCTTCTGGAATTAATGGGATAAAAGATTTAGGTGTTAAATTATCTACTAGAGCTAAATCTCATATAACAATTCTAATTGCAGCCTTTTTATTTCTTAAGGCCTGGGATTACAGATTGGGAATGTATAATTTGTTATATTCTCCTAGAGGATTAGTTTTTGGAGCAGGTTTTACTGATATAAATGCTAATTTAATTGGTTTGCGAATTTTGTTTTATATTGCATTAGCAATTGGTGTTTTAGTATTATTTAGTTTATTTAGAAAAAATTACAAAACTATTATTTATGGAGTTGGAATTTGGCTAATAGCATCAATAATTTTTGGTACTGCTTATCCTGCTTTTGTTCAACAATTTAGAGTTGAACCTAATGAAATACAACTCGAAAAACAATATATTAGTCATAATATTGATATGACTTTAAAAGCTTATGGGCTGGATAAAATAGATAACAGAGATTTTGAAGTGAAAAATAATTTAAACCAAGATAATTTCTATGAAAACGAAGAAGTTATTTCTAATATAAGACTCTGGGATCCTCGTCCTTTAAAATCTACTTACAGTCAATTACAGGAATTACGACAATATTATGAATTTGCTAATATGGATACAGATCGTTATACTATTGATGGTGATTATAAACAGGTTATGCTTTCTGTTCGTGAATTAAATCAAAATAATTTATCAGGACAGGCTCAAACCTGGATTAATCAAACTTTAAAATATACTCATGGGTATGGAGTTGCTATGAGTCCTGTAAATAGAGTTACTCCACAGGGTTTACCTGAATTTTATATTCAGGATATACCTCCTAAAACTGA from the Halanaerobiales bacterium genome contains:
- a CDS encoding ferritin, whose product is MISEKLENAINDQINAELYSAYLYQAMAAYFEAKSLEGFANWMDVQAQEEMTHARKFYDYLNERGGRVLLDSIEAPKAEWETPIEAFKDAYEHEQKVTKMINDLVDLAIEENDHATNSFLQWFVDEQVEEEASAEEIIDKLEMIGDSGHGLYMYDSKLAERVFVDETAEDEE
- a CDS encoding CDP-alcohol phosphatidyltransferase family protein, which translates into the protein MFNIPNFLTLIRLFLIPFYIYLFLIGNYIFSGILFIIATSTDLLDGYIARKYSMETEIGKLLDPIADKLTVISILSMLIYLDIIPRFIAIILLIRESTIFLSTSIAYILGKNFVNPSILGKMSIAFLYAGLAARLFEFNILSNYILYLALPLNIISGIAYFVNAIKNN
- a CDS encoding amidohydrolase family protein, which gives rise to MSILIENIDEIYTADNDNKVIKNGYIIINNGIIEKINKMKEIQQENKKQFDKIIDAEDKVAIPGLINTHTHSSMTLLRGYADDLPLKEWLETKIWPFESRLRKDDFYWGTKLAILEMIKTGTTTFSDMYFSMDEIAKAVKETGIRAVLSEGLIEENDGEKGLQNSIRFAKEWNNKANGRIKTMLAPHSPYTCSREYLKRIVNKADEIGVPIHTHLAETENEVKITKEKYGKSPTKFLEDVNFFSVPILAAHCIYLDESDMEILAENNVGVAHNPLSNMKLGSGIANITKLIDKGINIGLGTDGVASNNNLDLFEEAKIAAYLQKVDKKDPSLINTNDLLKMLTINGAKVLGIDNLGKLKEKYIADLVLLDINKSSYFYPHHNNLSNIFYSSNSNSVNTVIIDGKVVLEDGNLLTMEENKVFQEVERRASELV
- a CDS encoding UPF0182 family protein; protein product: MKKSFSVLIATISAILIAFLILVFAGSKIYTDLLWFKNLGYLQSYLIMLLSNYGLRIAIGIIFTVFIFSNLLFTKKPFLEFARVNTNVDKGDNVESLFSGEDNGFMKWLNNKRLTYTYFLISVILGFLFSSISQDLWKMVLKYFNQTPFNTTDPIFGKDIAFYVFSLPFLSFVKEMGMVLVILTIIVVGIIYILASGINGIKDLGVKLSTRAKSHITILIAAFLFLKAWDYRLGMYNLLYSPRGLVFGAGFTDINANLIGLRILFYIALAIGVLVLFSLFRKNYKTIIYGVGIWLIASIIFGTAYPAFVQQFRVEPNEIQLEKQYISHNIDMTLKAYGLDKIDNRDFEVKNNLNQDNFYENEEVISNIRLWDPRPLKSTYSQLQELRQYYEFANMDTDRYTIDGDYKQVMLSVRELNQNNLSGQAQTWINQTLKYTHGYGVAMSPVNRVTPQGLPEFYIQDIPPKTETDINLENASIYYGERTNNYVIANNNSQEFHYPQGDNNVYISYDGNGGVKLSSFFRKSIYAIKHSNLKFLLNSDIHEESQIMYYRNIKERVRKVAPFLKFDSDPYPVIHEGRIFWIQDAYTTSQNYPYSKPMSDSTNYIRNSIKIVVDAYNGDVNLYIVDETDPIAQTYKKIFPELFISGNELPDNLRAHLRYPKDLFSIQSELYSTYHMEDPVVFYNKEDLWNIPSENFAGNTIKVEPYYIMSKLPGNNKEEFILMRPFTPANKNNMVAWMAGRMDGDNYGDLVVYNFPKDQLTYGPNQIESRIDQDSDISQLLTLWSQRGSSVIRGNLLVIPVQNSILYVEPIYLQAEQSELPELKRVVVSYDGDIVMRDNLELAFAELFGLDVEEEQQVESTLPGTEMSTRDMKTLISDAIQKYNEALEEQKSGNWGEYGNKINELKDILEQLEEQSNLESSNENNSSGNN